A genome region from Piliocolobus tephrosceles isolate RC106 chromosome 8, ASM277652v3, whole genome shotgun sequence includes the following:
- the DDX56 gene encoding probable ATP-dependent RNA helicase DDX56: protein MEDSEALGFEHMGLDPRLLQAVTDMGWSRPTLIQEKAIPLALEGKDLLARARTGSGKTAAYAIPMLQLLLHRKATGPVVEQAVRGLVLVPTKELARQAQSMIQQLATYCARDVRVANVSAAEDSASQRAVLMEKPDVVVGTPSRVLSHLQQDSLKLRDSLELLVVDEADLLFSFGFEEELKSLLCHLPRIYQAFLMSATFNEDVQALKELVLHNPVTLKLQESQLPGPDQLQQFQVVCETEEDKFLLLYALLKLSLIRGKSLLFVNTLERSYRLRLFLEQFSIPTCVLNGELPLRSRCHIISQFNQGFYDCVIATDAEVLGAPVKGKRRGRGPKGDKASDPEAGVARGIDFHHVSAVLNFDLPPTPEAYIHRAGRTARANNPGIVLTFVLPTEQSHLGKIEELLSGENRGPILLPYQFRMEEIEGFRYRCRDAMRSVTKQAIREARLKEIKEELLHSEKLKTYFEDNPRDLQLLRHDLPLHPAVVKPHLGHVPDYLVPPALRSLVRPHKKRKKLSSSCRKARRAKSQNPLRSFKHKGKKFRPTAKPS from the exons ATGGAAGACTCAGAAGCACTGGGCTTCGAACACATGGGCCTCGATCCCCGGCTCCTGCAG GCTGTCACCGATATGGGCTGGTCGCGACCTACGCTGATCCAGGAAAAGGCCATCCCACTGGCCCTAGAAGGGAAGGACCTCCTGGCTCGGGCCCGCACGGGCTCCGGCAAGACGGCAGCTTATGCTATTCCGATGCTGCAGCTGTTGCTCCACAGGAAGGCG ACAGGTCCGGTGGTGGAACAGGCAGTGAGAGGCCTTGTTCTTGTTCCTACCAAGGAACTGGCACGGCAGGCACAGTCCATGATTCAGCAGCTGGCTACCTACTGCGCTCGGGATGTCCGTGTGGCCAATGTCTCAGCTGCCGAAGACTCAGCCTCTCAGAG AGCTGTGCTGATGGAGAAGCCAGATGTAGTAGTGGGGACCCCATCTCGCGTATTAAGCCACTTGCAGCAAGACAGCCTGAAACTTCGTGACTCCCTGGAGCTTTTGGTGGTGGACGAAGCtgatcttcttttttcctttggctttgaAGAAGAGCTCAAGAGTCTCCTCTG TCACTTGCCCCGGATTTACCAGGCGTTTCTCATGTCGGCTACTTTTAATGAGGACGTACAAGCACTCAAGGAGCTAGTATTACATAACCCG GTTACCCTTAAGTTACAggagtcccagctgcctgggccAGACCAGTTACAGCAGTTTCAGGTGGTCTGTGAGACTGAGGAAGACAAATTCCTGCTGCTGTATGCCCTGCTCAAGCTGTCATTGATTCGGGGCAAGTCTCTGCTCTTTGTCAACACTCTAGAGCGGAGTTACCGGCTACGCCTGTTCCTGGAGCAGTTCAGCATTCCCACCTGTGTGCTCAATGGAGAACTTCCACTGCGCTCCAG GTGCCACATCATCTCACAGTTCAACCAAGGTTTCTATGACTGTGTCATAGCAACTGATGCCGAAGTCCTGGGGGCCCCAGTCAAGGGCAAGCGTCGGGGCCGAGGGCCCAAAGGGGACAA GGCCTCTGATCCGGAGGCAGGTGTGGCCCGGGGCATAGACTTCCACCATGTGTCTGCTGTGCTCAACTTTGATCTTCCCCCAACCCCTGAGGCCTACATCCATCGAGCCGGCAG GACAGCACGCGCTAACAACCCAGGCATAGTCTTAACCTTTGTGCTGCCCACGGAGCAGTCCCACTTAGGCAAGATTGAGGAGCTTCTCAGTGGAG AGAACAGGGGCCCCATTCTGCTCCCCTACCAGTTCCGGATGGAGGAGATCGAGGGCTTCCGCTATCGCTGCAGG GATGCCATGCGCTCAGTGACTAAGCAGGCCATTCGGGAGGCGAGATTGAAGGAGATCAAGGAGGAGCTTCTGCACTCTGAGAAGCTTAAG ACATACTTTGAAGACAACCCCAGGGACCTCCAGCTGCTGCGGCATGACCTACCTTTGCACCCCGCAGTGGTGAAGCCCCACCTGGGCCATGTTCCTGACTACCTGG TTCCTCCTGCTCTTCGTAGCCTGGTGCGCCCTCACAAGAAGCGGAAGAAGCTGTCGTCTTCTTGTAGGAAGGCCAGG AGAGCGAAGTCCCAGAACCCACTGCGCAGCTTCaagcacaaaggaaagaaattcagacCCACAGCCAAGCCCTCCTGA